The genomic DNA ATTCCAGCTTCCAGAAGCCTAATCGTCCGTGAAAACATGCCTTGCAGATGACTACAATGAACCCAGATAAACAAAACCCATGTCATTATTTGCAAAATATAAGGTTCTTAGCAAACCCACTTAAGTAACTAAAAGTTTAGAACTTTAGTAAAGGGTACCTAGTAACTTCACCAGCCTCATTGGTGAGCATCTCAGTCCCAGTTCTTCCCACAACAATCTACAAAATTCCACAAAAACCCACTTCAAAATTAAGCTTCCTTAATCTAAATTCATGCAGTTAATACAtaaattagagagagagaatacaAGGAACTGGTAAATGCTCATGCTGGCATCGATGGCGATCTTTCGGCCGAAATAGCTCTCGAATTTCTGCTCCTTCATGGCCTTCGGGGCATTGTCCGCCAGCAGCTTCGTTAAACCCTAACATCACAACGTCCACAAATCATAAAATCCCATTAGCCAATAAATCCCAGAATTAATTCAATACTATTAATCTGAAAACGAAAAATTGTACCTTTATACCCATTGCAGaagaaaagaggagagagaaagagtgaaatggaaagagagagaagagaaagggtTTTGGCTGGAGGTTAGGGATGAATCTGCTTCCCGCCCTCGAACTCCCAAAGGCCAAAGTCTCTGGTGCTTGTTGGGGCTCGTGCAGGTGGGCTTACTCTTTTGCATTGGTTAGTCCCTTTCATGGGCTATATTTTGGGCTTTCTATTCCATATTGgaactttttattatttgtttaattaaatatattggAATCTTTAATGAACCCATTTTTCATGAGGTAAATATTCCCGGATTCTGTTCTTATTgtcgagaaattttttagtatgCTATAAAGCCAGTGCACCAGAAAAGAACGGGAACTCGGTCGATCTATTTTATGATGAAGCATCCAAAGCATAACTGCACATTCACACGATTTTTGGCGAGATATAAGAACATTTGATGAAACCGGTGAACCACACTTGCTTTTGGATAGATGCTCGTGGCCAAAAACCTATTTTTTGGTCCTAATTGATTGAACTTCACCTCACCCATGCTGCCTTTTGATGGGAAGTTTACTTGAGAATTTCAAGCTCATAGTTGACTGTACTATTTTTCCACTTGGAACCTAAATAAGTTATGGATTAGTTTTTCGTAGCAAATCTCAAATAATCAGAACGCggaagaaagaaaatgatataCTAAATCCATCATCATTCCCACTACTATTTGTCTATGTCAATATTTAGTCCACTCAGTTGCACTAGATTTAACTTTGGGTTTAACTTTGGTAGTCAATTTAAAATCGAAATAATTGCATGTGGTAGGTTAGGAATCGAAAGGGAAGGATAGGAGAGGTGACCGGCATGAAGGGTAAAGTTAATTGGCATTTTTACGAAAGTCACTTTAGTTGGTTTTGAAATTTAgtaaggcctggtttggtattgatgtgattctaaaaaaagttggtataaaaaaaagctgggagttgtttttgtgtttggtaaacattcaactgtagttttttttcatagtttttggtgaaaaaaagtcaaaaacaagaagctgcaaaacccagctttgaaaaatcgactttttttcacatctgttttacataaaagtttaccaaacactataatactgcttttttttttcaaaagcacttttacaaaaaagtttaccaaacactctgctgctttatttcacagctgcttattttcatagcacaacaaaagcagttttttttcaaagcacaacaatatcaaactAGCCCTTAGAAACATCTTTGTGAATATTGACCGGATTACCAGTGCCAACTTTCTAATTACTATGTACACCTGAATGAAAATCTAGTTTTCGTAGCCTATCGATCATTTGAACAATGAGCAATTGAGCACTGCTAATCTTTTAATAACTATGAACTTAtgtatataaatttattttctataataTGAGTTtgttgtatgtatatatttctaAAACACTTTAAACACCCGCAATATCACGCATACACTTTTGCTAGTTATCTCTTAGATAAAGTGGTTGTATGACCACCCAATGAATTTTATCAATTCCTCCTACAACACTCTGTTTAAGTGCTTTATTAACTACGTAATATTAATAGATTATGCCGCTTGTATAATACTTTAACTGAGATTTAAGGATATTACTTTAGAGGTTTGGATATCTTTGTTTAATTAGTCTATGATTAAGAAAACAGCTCTTAAATTAACTGCAATATCGATGGTACCGATACAAATATTCTTGCTTCGTCCGTCACAAGAAATGTGAAATTACCAAAGCAAGCCAAAGTTCACACTTTTTTCTGATGCTGGTTTCTGTTTTGGACTTGTAAAATGATTGGTGAATAATattaagagaaatgctaagtgAGATTCTCTGTAGATTCTCTGCCACCTCGTAGTTAcgtgtcaacattataaaatattatgtcaaaacATGAGATGTCAAAGAGTCTAtaaagagtctcacttttgagaatctctttagcatttctcatataTTAATACTTAGTTATTATCAGGCAGATTTTGAAACTACAAAGACATGATGAGAACATGAAATTTTGAAGCTTTGGTCCCAGAAAACATGGTGAAATTAATCAAGATCCCTTTGAGCTGCATTGTCTACTACTAAAAGAGTATTTGGATAAATGAGAAGACGGTTCACTTCATGTGCTTTTCTTCCCCTTTAAATTTGCAACTCGGTTGATGCTTTCAAAGTCTTTGGTTCCAGGGTTTCCTTTTTTGGGTTGTCCTAAGAAAAAAGACCGTTAcatgagaaattttttctaGCCATTGTTGTATCAACACATAGTGTGTACTAAAAGGGGACCCGAATCAAACATTCGAAGATTCTCCAAAAGACCTTCACATGCTTGTTTCAGGGCCTCCAGGCGGTCTTGGTATCACTTGGCCCCAATGTACATCCGTCCTTGCTCACATATCCTAATCATTGAAAAACTTCATGGAggaatcaaccaaaaaaatgaacATAGAGTTCGTCGAGAGCATACAATTAACTTCATTTATCATAATCCAGACATTTAATCAAACCTAATGAAAAACGACAGGTTCGCAAATGCAAAATGGACAAAAATTCACAGCAAAAAAATAAGAAGGTGAAAGTTCCAAGTTGCATTCCTCCACTTGAGGGACACGCCATGACAaaaagagacagagaaagacagaggtagagagaagagagacagAATCGTAaatttagatatatatatatagagagagagagagagagagagagagagagagagagagaacaaagtTGACAACCATAAGGCGATCAATCCGATGCCTTCAACGTTAAATACTAGGCCTCTTTTTGTGCTATATGTTCAAGGGCTCGTGTCAAAAAACAAGTACTCTCAACTTATTCCCAAACAATGGTAAGTAAGAAAACCCTAAATCTTCTTTCTGTTCATGTCTGTGTTTTTTGTGTTACTCGTGTTAATGTGTTTCACAATGTTCTGCACACCAGgcagaagagaatgccaagccAACCTACAGCTCCCTCGAGCCGGTGGACAAGAAGAAGGGAGGACTCACTGCCTCCAGCTTCATTTTCGGTAAGTAGCCATTCTCAGAAAAAAGGGTGTGCGGAAATCCCTTCTGTGCAGAATTCTATCTGGTTATACTGCTTGCTTTTGTATATATTGGTTTACACTGCATTTTTTTCTTGCTTGTATAGTGTTGCTGGCGTTGGACAGCATGGGATTCGTCGCGAACATGGTCAGCATGGTGCTGTACTTTATGTACGTGATGCATTTTGATCTGGCGCACTCCTCCAACCTTCTCACAAACTTCATGGGATCAACTTTCCTCCTCACCCTCGTTGGAGGCTTCATATCGGACACATTCTTGAGCAGATTCACAACATGCCTGATTTTTGGCGTAATTGAGATActggtaaagaaaaaaaattcacatgaTTTGGTATATTTTCTTCTGGTTCTCCAGTTCTACTTATGCCAcgaaattttataaaatttgtttcACTTTTAGGCTTTGGTGATGATGACAACGCAAGCTTATTCAAAGCATTTGCACCCAATAAAAACTTGCCCTTCAAATTGTGTCCAAGGCCGTATCGCTGCAATGCTGTATGGATCCCTGTGCTTGTTGGCACTGGGAACAGGTGGCGTGAGGGGAGCGCTGCCGGCACTTGGTGCTGACCAGTTTAACCGGAAAGAGGAAGCGAAGTCGCTGGCGACGTTTTTCAATTGGTTTATGCTCAGTACTACAGCTGGAGCCGCTATTGGTGTCACGTGCATCGTGTATGTGAGCATGAATGTAGATTGGTACTGGGGTTTCTTTATATCAACTATTGCAGCCGTTATTGGGTTCTCTGTTCTTGCAATGGGTAAGCCTTTCTATCGCCTCCAAGTCCCCGGCTACAGCCCCATCATAAGGATCGTTCAGgtctgcctctctctctctctctctctctctctctctgttaaaGGCCTTTCCATCTAGTCAAACTCAATTAGCACAAAAActttattaattacattttaaCACATGTCAGAATATTGTGACAGGTTATTGTTGTTGCAATAAAAAATAGGCGTTTACCGCAGCCAGGAAGCTCGCATGAACTGTATGAGATTAGTGAGAAGGAATCAAATTATACGGAAGAAAAAATTGACCATACACATCAATTCAGGTACCATTACATTAATTTATGATTAGTGAGAGTTAAATTTACCCTTATATGCCATGCACTGAAATTGTCAAATTACCTTTTATGTGCCTCACACGTGACGATTTCCAAAAGAAATTGGTGCCTTATATGTTATGACACATTGtactatttttttcttctaatggTATCGAATCAGTTGTCTGGACAAAGCTGCCATACTTGGCAAAGGCTCCAAGCCCGAACCATGGAAGGTTTGCACAGTAACACAAGTGGAAGAAGTGAAGGTCCTGACAAGAATGTTGCCAATTCTCTTCAGCACCATCATAATGAACACTTGTTTGGCACAACTCCAAACATTCTCAGTCCAACAAGGAAGCATCATGGACCTCCACTTGGGCTCCATCGAGGTTCCGGCGCCATCTATCCCCGTCATTCCTCTCCTCTTCATGTCCATCCTCATCCCACTGTATGAGTTCTTCTTCGTGCCTTTCGCGAGAAAGATCACAAAGCACCCAGCAGGCATAACGCAGCTTCAGCGCGTTGGTGTTGGACTAGTCCTCTCCGCAATCTCAATGGCAGTAGCGGGCCTGGTGGAAGTGAAAAGAAAGAACCAAGCCAACAAGGACCTAACAAAGATATCTCTCTTCTGGCTTTCGTTCCAATACGCTATTTTCGGCATTGCTGACATGTTTACCCTAGTAGGGTTACTTGAATTCTTCTACAAGGAAGCTCCAGCAGGGATGAAATCGCTTTCTACTTCGTTCACTTTTCTTTCACTTTCTTTTGGGTACTTCTTGAGCTCAGTTTTCGTTGACTTGATCAATGCCGTGACGAGAAGAGTTGCTCCGAGCAAACAAGGATGGCTCTATGGAAAAGAcctaaacaaaaacaatttgcAGCTATTTTACTATTTCTTGGCAATCCTTAGCTGCATCAACTTTGTGAACTATGTATATTGGGCTTCATGGTACAAGTACAAAGCAGATGAGACAGATCTAAAGCTGCAGCTTAAAACTTTGCACCAAACACCTCTCATTCACAATGATGCAAGTGTTGTTCAAGAAAGTGGAAGCAAGATTGATGAAGCTGCTGCCTCCACTGaggaaaataaagaagaaaaggtGGCAACATGAAGGTcaaaataaaagagagagagagagagagagagagagagagagagagagagagagagggcgagAGAGCCAGAGACAGAGAGGCTTTGTTAAACCCTAACATCACAAAATCCACAGATCATGAAAAACCATtagctaataaataatattgcTCTGAATAAAAAATATCGTACCGTTATGCCCATTACAGTAggaaagaggagagaaaaagagtgaaatgCAGAGAGGGAAGAGAGGGTTTTTGGCTGGAGTTCGGCTGCACCGTGCTGATAGGGTTACGCTCTGTATTgggtaattttttgtatttgggCCCTCAAACTTTGGGAGCCTTCTGATTATGGACTCTAATTTGGGCTTTCTACTCCATTGAAATTTTTCTTAATATGTTGGAATTTTAGTGAAACgcattttttataaattttgtttgatCGTATGAATCATATGAGATACATGTTTGATTGtatgaaataaatttaaagtgaTATTTGTTTGTTCGTATGTGATAAATATACCTCAACAGTTATATGATATGTAGTTATTCTGGTATGAAAAAGAATGTGCTCTCCTTATAGGCACCAAAGTTTAAAtctttattcttgaagtttggattATCTGTTTTAAGCAGAATATTACTCCTataatttttgttgttattgAGAGTTTTGGGGTTAGCTAGTGACTAGTGATGATGGTTGGTAGGAGTAGGCAAGGTTTAAGTTTGTAATCctttaatttcataaaaaacgaaaaacgtatttaatttctttttagattCTCGAGATGCTCAAAGGAAGATCCATAGATGGACCAAGGTTATCCCGGCACGCACCCAATGTCGGTAAAACACCAGTGAAGGTCCTCCGGGGACCCTCCAATGTTTCGACATGGAGACTGGTTTATGCCTATGGATATATACGGGTTATGTCCGGGTAATTTGTTTATTGTGTTAAATGACATATAGTTACGCCAATCAAAATTCTAGTGCATGATGCATCCACGGAGGAGTTGTGAAGTTGCAGAAGCTTTCTCACAAGGAAGAAGAGGCATGTtgacacactttttttttcttggtcctGTGTCAGTAATTTCTTGCTTTATCTTACTAACTTTAAATGAAATGAACTGTTTCACAGACATGACCCTCACTCAATATGGGTTAGATTTCAAATGAACTTAAAGAGTGAGAAACCCAATAAGTTGACCTTTTATTTAGAATAGCTAATTGaaaaactttctttttcttttctttctccatgAAGTATAGTAAAGCTATATTTTATGATCTGGCTAAAAACAACATTGAGGtaaatttttgtaatttactaAATTGTAATGTTGTTTTATCATAATTTATGAATAAAGAGTGTTATTGTGTAACTCTCAATGttattttcatccaattttttttaaacgttTTAAATTAGAACCTCTCagttaaaattttgaatccGCCACTGTAGATATTTTTATTGTGagtaataatttattagttgcATGATGATTGAGATAAAGATAAaatgcatatatatgtgtgtgtgtgtgtggtacTGGGGCATATTCTCCCCTAACATTGTGTAGCAGGTAGCTAGCTACTCTTACTGGAAGCCATTGGGGTTTTCTCTATGCACCTCCCATACCAGAATCACATAATTGAAAGTGAACATATGAACCCTTTTTTGGCACTGGAAAAGAACATGAACCTTAACAGATAAAATCTGACAAAACAAGTACTTACTATGAAGAATGTGGACTGATAAAAAGCTGCGGGAAAAAGGCTACAACTGACGGTAAAATCTTCGGGTAAAAAGAAGAGAAGGCAAAGGGGAAGGAGGTGGAGCATGCTGCATATGCAACAACTTTGGAAAAAAGcatacaaaaatcaaaagaggATTTGATGGAgataagagaaagaaagatgatGGAAATAGAAATGGGAGGTGGGGGCAACTCCTGCTTTAATCATGTAACAGAATATTTCTGGAAAATGCATAGGCACTTAGACAGGAAACATCATCAGCAATCTCTGTGACTAACTTTTCTTACATCAAAGCCATTTTTGAGCTGAAGGTCCAACTATTTAGGGAGACTGGTTTTCCTTGTCAAGTTCAAGTTGTTGGagaattaaaacaaatttcaGTTATTGAGTTAGAGGCATGAATAAGGATTAATGAAGATAGAAGCCCTAGAGTTGTAATGTTTGAAACTACCAGAGTCGGTCATAATATTTATTTCTCCAGATGTTTCAGCTACAAAGTTGTTCTTAATTAGCTAAATAAATTAAGATGTATTGTAGCAGCTATGAAAATCATGTATTGTTATCGGTTTTTGATGTGTGAAGAAATCTGAAAGTTTTCACGTTAAAAGCCTCTCCCTTCTTCACTACATAAAGTTTTACTTAAGATTTCTATCCCCCTTCCTCctacaaattggtatcagaatTCTGATCATGTCATTAAACCGTCTGAATCCGAATATTTTCATAAAgttaatgaaaattgaaatgcatTTAGAATCCAAACTTATTCCAATAAAGAAAATCCCGAAGtattccaatttttttatagctaattatttactaaaattatatattttgtaatcatttttgtaacttattattgttagttttggatacatttacattttgctcaTTGTTTTTATATTAACCACACAAGAAAATTTCTTGGATTTATACATCAACATATAACAAATATTAAGAATGTACaatagccacttagtactacattCTAGGGGTATtattctttacttgtaaatgagatgtcttaagttcgattcttgctaaagacgaatttgaaccatattattgctaactcattgtgaagATAAACTCACCTcctccctttagtgtagataatatagtttgttcaaaaataaaattacaataaaGTGCATGTAGGAAAAGGTTCGAGGATattaaaaatttgcaaaatatataaattttcgAATTATATTTCAAAGTTTTTTAGATTACTCTTATcccaaaaattttgaatttaaaaattatgGTCTGATTATGAAATTTTGTAATGAAAATTGGAACATTATTTTTGACATGATCCGTTATGAAGTCGTCCTTAGTCCTaccaaataaaaagttaaaattttgttgtttggaGCCTAGTAATCAAGGTGTCCTTAAAGTTGACAGTGACATCAAATTAATTGAACCTTTTCTTTGGTCCTAATTGATTGAACTTTACCTCACCCATGCTACCCATTGATGGGAAATCTACTTGagaatttcaatttcataatGCATATAGTTGACTGACACTGTACCCATTTTCGTtataaatttgattaattcttaATTATCACTTGTTGTCAAATGTATCTCTTATGAATAATTCTTAACCATCATCTGTTGTAAAAAAGATATAGTCTCCAATTCCAATCAATCCAAATTTATTAGGCCTTTTTATAATATAATTccctttaattttgtatttttttttccatttaatGAAGTTTCAttgactaaaaaataaaatcatcgACGGCatctattttgtttttgtctAAAAAAAATTCTGTAATATCACTAACtatattaaatcacaaaataagaagaaataaacacacagatatatacatatatatatacccaCACACAACTATTTAGAGGGAAATTCTACCCTTGCATGGCCACCCAATGAATATTGTCAATTTCTCTGAACAGCCTCTGTTTAAGTGCTTTATCAAATGGCATTGTCATCTTGCTTGGTAGCAACTCCGAAGTACTATTGGACGAAAATGGTGAATGGATAAGTGGATTAATTAGTATATAAATAGGGACCCATGACCTAAAGAAGCTTTCGATCAAGTCGAGTTGTACACGGTTGTTAAGGCCCATTTGGCTTGCTTCCTCTAATTTAAAGAAACAGGTATGGGAGCATGACCCCATAACCTAAAGGGTCATTATAAGTCTAGAATGATAGACGTGAATTATATCCATTGATTAGGGTAGTGTGAAATTTAAGAAATattgcttgagagctttggaTATCTTTCATAATATCGTGACGGTTCACTTAATTGTATTTGGATAAATGATAAAGCATATCAGTTGAgtatcaaataaaatttaacatGAATACGTGAGTAGTTAAAAAAtgtgtgtttatcatttctCTACTACaaatatttaagaaaaatgaaattttttgaagcTTTGGTCCCAGAAAACATGATGAAATCAAGATCCTTTTGAGCTGTATTGTCAACTACTACTAAAAAAGTATAATGAGATGAGGGTTCACTTCATGTGCTTCCCTTCCCCTTTAAGTTTGCAACTGGGTCAGATGCTTTCAACTCGGCCCCACGGTTTCATTTTAGGAGGGTTGCACTAAGAGAGTAGAAGTGGTACATGATAAATTTTTCTGTGTGATTGTCATGTTAACACgtgatattattaatttatcgaCACATAATATTActagtttagttttgcaatacacatatacatataattaaTAGTACCATACCCCAACTCAGTAAAATATTAACCTTATTGTTAacatatattataatacatGACTCAATAACATCAAATTACTAGATAAGGCGAAAGAATAATATAAGTTATAAAGCTTGATCATGTGGTGGAtcgaaaatattttattaatggTGCACTTGGCCAATAACAAATTATGGTCATGCCAAATCACCACCGCCGTATTCTAATGAACTGTTCAGTGTATttgctttaggaaactttaacgaaaaacttccggtactattcattttaacgaaaaatcatatttttactctaaaaagtcaatattggtactattcattttatcctttttttttgttcttattgttaaaactcaaagttttcaagcccttttgtTAGGATTTCTTGCTAAATATACTTTAGGTTCTCATATGATACTTGTGAATTTGCTTCACTAAGATCTCTGTATTAAGGTTAATGAGATGTTCAATAAGTCTGTATTAGGGTTAATTAACAAACTAAAATACAGCATATAATGATAATATTACAATAATTGCATCGAGACTTTTTGCATATATTGTATTCACTTATTGAATTGTGCaggtttcatttcatttatacTTATCAACTTTTATCTCCTAACTAATTCGTTACAAGTTACAACTCAATATAACAAGTTTGATATCTAATTGTGGCTGATAGACAACATGTGATATTACAAATTGAGTGCTTTTTGTTTGTATAATTTTAATGTTCCGTGACTATCTAGTAAGACTGATCAGCGACATATAACCTAATCATTGAAATACCTCATGGAGAAACCATTTGAGCATAGTTGTCCGAGAACATACAATTAACGGCATTCATAtgttcaaaatcatcataatcCAGACACTCAATCAAACCTAATGAAACATGACAAAAGGGTAAAGTTCCAAGTTGCATTCCTCCAACACTGAGGGACAcaccatgagagagagagagagagagcaaagcTGGCAACAAAGGCAATCAATCTGATGccttaaatataaaaaaactagGCATCTTTGAATGCTATATGTTCAAGGCCTCTTGTaccaaaaacaaacattctcAACTTAATTTATTCTCAATTTTCAACCATGGTAAGTCAAAAAGCCCTAAATCTTCTTTCTGTTTATGTCTCTGTGTTTTTTGTGTTACTCTTGTTAATAGGTTTCACAATGTTCTCCACACCAGGCAGAAGAGAATGCCGAGCCAGTTTACAGCTCCCTCGAGCCGACAGACAAGAAAAAGGGAGGATTCACCGCCTCCAGCTTCATTTTCGGTAAGCAACCATTCTCAGAAAAGGGTTGCAGGGAAATCACTTCCCAGCATGCTATTTATATCCTTGCTTTTGTATATTAATTATGGTTTACAATGCATTTATTCGGCTTGTGTAGTGTTGCTGGCATTGGACAACATGGGATTCGTTGCGAACATGTGCAGCTTGGTGCTGTACTTTCTGTACATGATGCATTTGGATCTGGCGCACTCCGCCAACCTTCTCACAAACTTCATGGGATCAAATTATCTCCTCTCCCTCGTCGGAGGCTTCATTTCTGACACATACTTGAGCAGATTCACAACGTGCCTGATTTTTGGCGCAGTTGAAATACTGgttacaaaaaaatttcacatattTTGTTATTCCTGTTCTAGTTCTACTTATGTCACAAACTttaataaattttgttattCGCACTTAGGCTTTGGCGATGATGACAATTCAAGCTTACTCAAAGCATTTGCACCCAAAAGAAACTTGCTTGACAAAGTGTGTCGAAGGCCGTATCGCTGTCATGCTCTATGCATCCCTGTGCTTGTTAGCTCTGGGAACAGGTGGCGTGAGGGGAGCACTGCCCGCACTTGGTGCTGATCAGTTTAACCGGAAAGAGGAAGCAAAATCACTCGCAACATTTTTCAACTGGCTTTTGCTTAGTACCACAGTTGGATCAATTATTGGCGTCACCGCCATTGTGACCGTTAGCACTGAAGTAGCTTGGTACTGGGGTTTCTTTATATGCACGGCTGGAGCATTTATCGGGTTCGCTGTTCTTGCGATGGGCAAACCTTTCTATCGCCTGCAAATCCCCGGCGACAGCCCCATCATTAGAATCATTCAGGTCTGCCTTTCTCTCTTATCAAACTCTTTGCGCGCAAACTTGATTATTTTACTAGTTAATATTAACTAGTGTAATGTGGCGAAATGATGTGACAGGTTATTGTTGTCGCTATAAAAAATAGAAGTTTACTGCAGCCGGGGAGCTCTCATGAATTGTATGAGATCAGTGAAAATGACCCAAAGTATACTAAAGAGAAAATTGCACATACAGATCAATTCAGGTAACAttacattaattttttgttaaagttcgcCAATAATTTGCAATAATTCAAACAAGGCTTACCAGATGGTATGTTCCCATCTTGGCATGCCAAGATTCTTCAAAATtgacaagaaaacaaaagaaaaacatatgaCTAAGGAGGAAATTGATAATACAACGaaaagttcacatcaaagtttCTGTGCATGTGATAGGGTTTTGCTTTATGAAGCGAACTTTTTGGACCATGATatctgtttatttatttgagggGTAGACAGGATGTGAAGTTTTTGGaatcttttaatcatttttttgttgacTTCATTAGATAGCAATTTACAACTATGTAGATTACttcatttttttacttctaGAAAATGGGCGTGGCATTGTAGCTTACAGTTCTGAACAAGATTTCACAAAGAAGatcgattaaaaaaaaaaaaaaaaaaaagtgctaaAAAACACGAGAAATTTCCATCTAGTTCATGTAGTAATACTTTCGTTCATGTATTTCCAATTGCA from Pyrus communis chromosome 17, drPyrComm1.1, whole genome shotgun sequence includes the following:
- the LOC137722128 gene encoding protein NRT1/ PTR FAMILY 4.5-like, encoding MVSKKTLNLLSVHAEENAKPTYSSLEPVDKKKGGLTASSFIFVLLALDSMGFVANMVSMVLYFMYVMHFDLAHSSNLLTNFMGSTFLLTLVGGFISDTFLSRFTTCLIFGVIEILALVMMTTQAYSKHLHPIKTCPSNCVQGRIAAMLYGSLCLLALGTGGVRGALPALGADQFNRKEEAKSLATFFNWFMLSTTAGAAIGVTCIVYVSMNVDWYWGFFISTIAAVIGFSVLAMGKPFYRLQVPGYSPIIRIVQVIVVAIKNRRLPQPGSSHELYEISEKESNYTEEKIDHTHQFSCLDKAAILGKGSKPEPWKVCTVTQVEEVKVLTRMLPILFSTIIMNTCLAQLQTFSVQQGSIMDLHLGSIEVPAPSIPVIPLLFMSILIPLYEFFFVPFARKITKHPAGITQLQRVGVGLVLSAISMAVAGLVEVKRKNQANKDLTKISLFWLSFQYAIFGIADMFTLVGLLEFFYKEAPAGMKSLSTSFTFLSLSFGYFLSSVFVDLINAVTRRVAPSKQGWLYGKDLNKNNLQLFYYFLAILSCINFVNYVYWASWYKYKADETDLKLQLKTLHQTPLIHNDASVVQESGSKIDEAAASTEENKEEKVAT